In Primulina eburnea isolate SZY01 chromosome 3, ASM2296580v1, whole genome shotgun sequence, one DNA window encodes the following:
- the LOC140827655 gene encoding aldehyde dehydrogenase family 2 member C4-like isoform X2: MAQSNGKLENSVKIPEIKFTKLFINGEFVNSISGKTFETIDPRTEQVLAQVAEGDKEDVDLAVKAARQAFDEGPWPRLPGAERRRIMLKFADLVDENAEELAAIDTMDAGNLYSFAKGQYIHGAANQIRYYAGAADKIHGETLKMSREFQGYTLMEPIGVVGLVTPWNFPSTMFAIKVGPALAAGCTVVVKPAEQTPLSALYYAHLAKQAGVPDGVINVVTGYGSTAGAAISSHMDIDMVSFTGSTVTGHRIMQAAATSNLKSVCLELGGKSPFIIFKDADVDKIVPLALIGCLYNQGQICVAGSRIFVQEEIYDTFLSKLEEHVKNWVVGDPFEPNVHQGPQVDKKQYDKVLSYIELGKKQGATLFSGGKALDRKGYYIEPTIFTDVTDDMAIATDEIFGPVMSVMKFKTVEEVIKRANSTKYGLAAGVMTNDLNIANTVSRSIKAGTIWINCYFAFDEDLPIGGYKMSGFGKDMGMDALQKYLKTKSIATPIYNSPWL, translated from the exons ATGGCGCAAAGCAATGGAAAGTTGGAGAATTCTGTGAAGATTCCTGAAATAAAATTTACGAAGCTCTTCATTAACGGAGAGTTCGTTAATTCCATATCAG GAAAAACATTCGAAACAATAGATCCAAGGACAGAACAAGTGCTAGCACAAGTTGCAGAAGGAGACAAGGAAGATGTGGATTTAGCTGTGAAGGCTGCCCGTCAGGCTTTCGACGAGGGCCCTTGGCCTCGGCTGCCCGGTGCG GAAAGGCGACGGATAATGCTGAAATTTGCGGATTTAGTGGACGAAAACGCTGaggaattggcagccatagacACGATGGATGCTGGGAACTTGTACAGTTTTGCGAAAGGCCAGTATATCCATGGTGCAGCTAACCAAATAAGGTACTATGCTGGTGCAGCAGACAAAATTCATGGGGAGACATTAAAAATGTCGAGAGAATTTCAAGGGTATACATTGATGGAGCCGATCGGTGTCGTCGGACTCGTAACTCCATGGAATTTTCCGAGTACGATGTTCGCAATTAAAGTTGGCCCTGCACTAGCTGCTGGTTGTACTGTGGTTGTCAAGCCTGCTGAGCAAACACCTCTCTCTGCTCTTTATTATGCTCATTTGGCAAAGCAG GCTGGAGTTCCGGACGGGGTGATCAACGTTGTGACAGGATACGGATCCACGGCCGGCGCAGCCATTAGCTCACACATGGACATAGACATGGTTAGCTTTACGGGATCCACCGTGACAGGGCACCGCATAATGCAAGCCGCTGCAACGAGTAATTTGAAATCTGTATGCCTCGAGCTAGGAGGAAAGTCCCCATTCATTATTTTTAAAGATGCGGACGTTGACAAAATTGTTCCTCTTGCTCTCATCGGATGTCTTTACAATCAG GGCCAGATTTGTGTTGCTGGTTCTCGGATTTTTGTTCAAGAAGAGATTTATGATACATTTCTCTCCAAGTTGGAGGAGCATGTCAAAAATTGGGTTGTTGGGGATCCTTTCGAGCCAAATGTACACCAAGGCCCACAA GTTGACAAAAAACAATATGATAAAGTTCTGTCATACATCGAACTCGGCAAGAAGCAAGGTGCTACACTATTTAGTGGTGGCAAGGCTTTGGACAGAAAGGGATATTACATCGAGCCAACAATATTTACTGATGTCACG GATGATATGGCTATTGCTACTGACGAAATATTCGGGCCTGTAATGTCAGTCATGAAATTCAA AACTGTTGAAGAGGTTATAAAGAGAGCTAATAGCACAAAGTATGGGCTAGCGGCGGGCGTAATGACGAATGATTTGAACATTGCTAACACGGTTTCAAGATCCATCAAGGCTGGTACAATTTGGATCAATTGCTACTTTGCTTTTGACGAAGACTTACCTATTGGAGGCTACAAAATGAGTGGGTTTGGCAAGGATATGGGTATGGATGCTCTTCAAAAATACCTTAAAACCAAATCTATTGCCACTCCCATATATAATTCACCATGGCTCTGA
- the LOC140827656 gene encoding la-related protein 6B isoform X2, translating to MDQRKDSETLASTSKLNAKAPEFVPRSAVSNPALRMLQIYAPPPPPLLPPPYYAYENHLPVQNFNQKNTVPFYGNVRPVSFNESREDRNVAATSTKNGLQDSHQKVLNQVEFYFSDINLATTDQLFKLMCKDQEAYVPLSFVASFKKIKNGISGSSQLASILRNSKKLVVSEDGKKVKRQHPLTELDMEELQSRIVIAENLPEEHSHQNLMKIFSSVGSVKSIRTCPPLHPNGGASSASRIGKGDAMHFSSKFHAFVEYESTEVAEKAVVELTDEGNWRNGLKIRLLKNVVRARRVGHDVQPIAKKDEEVVPEIQQLEENNLEDSLQQSDAQFPELQGEDNICGNPHGKGPNSVGGKGKGKGMGRGRAHHPMNCGSQSGPPPPPLEMSIPTERLVVAKVSPVPRMPDGTRGFSMGRGKAVAINVL from the exons ATGGATCAGCGGAAGGATTCCGAAACCCTAGCCTCAACATCGAAGCTCAATGCGAAGGCTCCTGAATTTGTCCCGCGGTCCGCTGTATCCAATCCAGCGCTGCGGATGTTGCAGATTTAcgcgccgccgccgccgccgctccTGCCGCCGCCTTACTATGCATACGAGAACCACTTACCTGTCCAGAACTTTAACCAGAAAAATACCGTCCCTTTTTATGGGAATGTTCGCCCAGTGAGTTTCAACGAGTCGAGGGAAGATCGCAATGTTGCTGCAACTTCCACGAAAAATGGATTGCAAGATTCTCATCAGAAAGTTCTCAATCAG GTGGAATTTTATTTCAGTGATATCAATCTGGCCACAACTGATCAGTTATTTAAGCTTATGTGCAAAGATCAGGAAGCATATG TACCACTGTCATTTGTTGCGTCTTTCAAGAAGATAAAAAATGGAATCAGTGGTAGCTCTCAGCTTGCTAGTATATTGAGGAATTCCAAAAAACTG GTGGTTAGTGAAGATGGCAAAAAGGTTAAACGCCAGCATCCACTAACTGAGCTTGATATGGAAGAGCTTCAA TCCCGCATTGTCATTGCTGAAAATTTACCCGAGGAACATTCTCATCAAAACCTCATGAAGATTTTCTCATCTGTGGGGAG TGTGAAATCAATTCGTACCTGTCCACCTCTGCATCCTAATGGTGGCGCGTCTTCTGCCTCTAGAATAGGAAAAGGGGATGCCATGCATTTCAGCAGCAAG TTTCATGCTTTTGTGGAGTACGAATCTACTGAAGTAGCAGAAAAAGCT GTTGTTGAATTGACAGACGAGGGCAATTGGAGGAATGGTCTTAAAATTCGTTTGTTAAAAAATGTG GTGCGAGCTAGGAGAGTTGGTCATGATGTTCAACCCATTGCTAAGAAAGATGAAGAAGTAGTGCCTGAGATACAGCAATTGGAggaaaataatttggaagattcTTTGCAACAATCTGATGCCCAATTTCCCGAGCTTCAA GGCGAGGATAATATTTGCGGTAATCCTCATGGGAAAGGGCCAAATAGTGTTGGTGGCAAAGGCAAGGGAAAGGGGATGGGACGTGGGCGTGCTCATCATCCCATGAATTGTGGTAGCCAATCCggacctccacctccacctttGGAAATGTCCATTCCAACTGAGAGGCTTGTTGTAGCTAAAGTATCTCCTGTTCCCCGGATGCCTGATGGCACTAGAGGATTTTCTATGGGTCGAGGAAAGGCAGTAGCTATTAATGTACTGTAG
- the LOC140827656 gene encoding la-related protein 6B isoform X1 has product MDQRKDSETLASTSKLNAKAPEFVPRSAVSNPALRMLQIYAPPPPPLLPPPYYAYENHLPVQNFNQKNTVPFYGNVRPVSFNESREDRNVAATSTKNGLQDSHQKVLNQVEFYFSDINLATTDQLFKLMCKDQEAYVPLSFVASFKKIKNGISGSSQLASILRNSKKLVVSEDGKKVKRQHPLTELDMEELQSRIVIAENLPEEHSHQNLMKIFSSVGSVKSIRTCPPLHPNGGASSASRIGKGDAMHFSSKFHAFVEYESTEVAEKAVVELTDEGNWRNGLKIRLLKNVLKSVQVRARRVGHDVQPIAKKDEEVVPEIQQLEENNLEDSLQQSDAQFPELQGEDNICGNPHGKGPNSVGGKGKGKGMGRGRAHHPMNCGSQSGPPPPPLEMSIPTERLVVAKVSPVPRMPDGTRGFSMGRGKAVAINVL; this is encoded by the exons ATGGATCAGCGGAAGGATTCCGAAACCCTAGCCTCAACATCGAAGCTCAATGCGAAGGCTCCTGAATTTGTCCCGCGGTCCGCTGTATCCAATCCAGCGCTGCGGATGTTGCAGATTTAcgcgccgccgccgccgccgctccTGCCGCCGCCTTACTATGCATACGAGAACCACTTACCTGTCCAGAACTTTAACCAGAAAAATACCGTCCCTTTTTATGGGAATGTTCGCCCAGTGAGTTTCAACGAGTCGAGGGAAGATCGCAATGTTGCTGCAACTTCCACGAAAAATGGATTGCAAGATTCTCATCAGAAAGTTCTCAATCAG GTGGAATTTTATTTCAGTGATATCAATCTGGCCACAACTGATCAGTTATTTAAGCTTATGTGCAAAGATCAGGAAGCATATG TACCACTGTCATTTGTTGCGTCTTTCAAGAAGATAAAAAATGGAATCAGTGGTAGCTCTCAGCTTGCTAGTATATTGAGGAATTCCAAAAAACTG GTGGTTAGTGAAGATGGCAAAAAGGTTAAACGCCAGCATCCACTAACTGAGCTTGATATGGAAGAGCTTCAA TCCCGCATTGTCATTGCTGAAAATTTACCCGAGGAACATTCTCATCAAAACCTCATGAAGATTTTCTCATCTGTGGGGAG TGTGAAATCAATTCGTACCTGTCCACCTCTGCATCCTAATGGTGGCGCGTCTTCTGCCTCTAGAATAGGAAAAGGGGATGCCATGCATTTCAGCAGCAAG TTTCATGCTTTTGTGGAGTACGAATCTACTGAAGTAGCAGAAAAAGCT GTTGTTGAATTGACAGACGAGGGCAATTGGAGGAATGGTCTTAAAATTCGTTTGTTAAAAAATGTG CTAAAATCTGTTCAGGTGCGAGCTAGGAGAGTTGGTCATGATGTTCAACCCATTGCTAAGAAAGATGAAGAAGTAGTGCCTGAGATACAGCAATTGGAggaaaataatttggaagattcTTTGCAACAATCTGATGCCCAATTTCCCGAGCTTCAA GGCGAGGATAATATTTGCGGTAATCCTCATGGGAAAGGGCCAAATAGTGTTGGTGGCAAAGGCAAGGGAAAGGGGATGGGACGTGGGCGTGCTCATCATCCCATGAATTGTGGTAGCCAATCCggacctccacctccacctttGGAAATGTCCATTCCAACTGAGAGGCTTGTTGTAGCTAAAGTATCTCCTGTTCCCCGGATGCCTGATGGCACTAGAGGATTTTCTATGGGTCGAGGAAAGGCAGTAGCTATTAATGTACTGTAG
- the LOC140828511 gene encoding uncharacterized protein produces the protein MTRRTKTSRKSTPNYGLIGEPDHFTIKIYYNGRFKSLEKHDEYIGEMFEYFDYVDLDKLGMIEMWGFMEELGFEDKNSFRFWHKVGTTISEGGYLENDSDVLNIRKYIPINYEVEIYIEHLYGKNNEVGDENVDNFDNNEYDFVENNELVDAVVVHDIESMKGKSVVPERENTDNLFHKMHEYDSEMDICADSDDLTSLHDSDEDEVKNHLLFDPKKDFENQELKLGLVFSSKKEAKFTIESHCIREGRPVKFVKNDNIRLWAKCNDDKCCWMIHVAKMTNDSCWQVRNFDGCHSHCVRDFKNKCVNSTWMGKTFAKKFSTNPKLGHLEFREEISTNLQSDFSRKTAYMAKRKAVKLVQGSVDEQFRQIRKYCAELKRSDLGLL, from the exons ATGACTAGACGGACTAAAACCTCAAGAAAGAGCACTCCAAATTATG gGTTAATTGGGGAACCAGATCActttacaattaaaatttattataatggaAGATTCAAATCTCTTGAGAAACACGATGAATACATCGGTGAGATGTTTGAATATTTTGATTATGTCGATCTTGATAAGCTGGGAATGATTGAAATGTGGGGATTTATGGAAGAGCTTGGATTTGAAGATAAAAATTCTTTTAGATTTTGGCACAAAGTTGGAACTACAATTAGTGAAGGCGGATATTTGGAAAATGATTCGGATGTGTTGAATATTAGAAAGTATATTCCAATTAATTATGAGGTTGAAATATATATTGAACACTTATATGGTAAGAATAACGAAGTTGGAGATGAAAATGTTGATAATTTTGATAACAATGAGTATGATTTTGTAGAAAATAATGAGTTAGTTGATGCAGTTGTTGTCCATGATATAGAATCTATGAAAGGAAAAAGTGTTGTCCCCGAAAGAGAAAATACAGATAATCTCTTTCATAAAATGCATGAGTATGACAGTGAAATGGATATTTGTGCAGATAGTGACGATTTGACCAGTCTTCATGATTCTGATGAGGATGAAGTTAAAAATCATTTGTTGTTTGACCCaaaaaaagattttgaaaatcaaGAGTTGAAGCTTGGTTTAGTGTTTAGCTCAAAAAAAGAAGCAAAATTCACAATTGAAAGTCACTGCATTAGAGAAGGAAGACCGGTGAAGTTTGTAAaaaatgataacatccgattgtGGGCTAAGTGCAATGATGATAAATGTTGTTGGATGATCCATGTTGCGAAGATGACTAATGATAGTTGTTGGCAAGTCAGAAATTTTGATGGATGTCACAGTCATTGTGTTCGTGATTTTAAAAACAAGTGTGTCAACTCAACGTGGATGGGGAAGACTTTTGCCAAAAAATTCAGCACAAATCCTAAATTGGGACACTTGGAGTTTAGGGAAGAGATTTCTACCAATCTTCAGTCAGATTTTTCAAGGAAGACAGCCTACATGGCTAAGAGAAAGGCGGTGAAATTAGTGCAAGGTTCTGTCGATGAGCAGTTTCGGCAAATAAGGAAGTATTGTGCTGAATTGAAAAGATCCGACCTGGGGCTACTGTAG
- the LOC140827655 gene encoding aldehyde dehydrogenase family 2 member C4-like isoform X1, producing MAQSNGKLENSVKIPEIKFTKLFINGEFVNSISGKTFETIDPRTEQVLAQVAEGDKEDVDLAVKAARQAFDEGPWPRLPGAERRRIMLKFADLVDENAEELAAIDTMDAGNLYSFAKGQYIHGAANQIRYYAGAADKIHGETLKMSREFQGYTLMEPIGVVGLVTPWNFPSTMFAIKVGPALAAGCTVVVKPAEQTPLSALYYAHLAKQAGVPDGVINVVTGYGSTAGAAISSHMDIDMVSFTGSTVTGHRIMQAAATSNLKSVCLELGGKSPFIIFKDADVDKIVPLALIGCLYNQGQICVAGSRIFVQEEIYDTFLSKLEEHVKNWVVGDPFEPNVHQGPQVDKKQYDKVLSYIELGKKQGATLFSGGKALDRKGYYIEPTIFTDVTDDMAIATDEIFGPVMSVMKFKTVEEVIKRANSTKYGLAAGVMTNDLNIANTVSRSIKAGTIWINCYFAFDDDLTIGGYKMSGFGKDMGMDALQKYLKTKSIATPIYNSPWL from the exons ATGGCGCAAAGCAATGGAAAGTTGGAGAATTCTGTGAAGATTCCTGAAATAAAATTTACGAAGCTCTTCATTAACGGAGAGTTCGTTAATTCCATATCAG GAAAAACATTCGAAACAATAGATCCAAGGACAGAACAAGTGCTAGCACAAGTTGCAGAAGGAGACAAGGAAGATGTGGATTTAGCTGTGAAGGCTGCCCGTCAGGCTTTCGACGAGGGCCCTTGGCCTCGGCTGCCCGGTGCG GAAAGGCGACGGATAATGCTGAAATTTGCGGATTTAGTGGACGAAAACGCTGaggaattggcagccatagacACGATGGATGCTGGGAACTTGTACAGTTTTGCGAAAGGCCAGTATATCCATGGTGCAGCTAACCAAATAAGGTACTATGCTGGTGCAGCAGACAAAATTCATGGGGAGACATTAAAAATGTCGAGAGAATTTCAAGGGTATACATTGATGGAGCCGATCGGTGTCGTCGGACTCGTAACTCCATGGAATTTTCCGAGTACGATGTTCGCAATTAAAGTTGGCCCTGCACTAGCTGCTGGTTGTACTGTGGTTGTCAAGCCTGCTGAGCAAACACCTCTCTCTGCTCTTTATTATGCTCATTTGGCAAAGCAG GCTGGAGTTCCGGACGGGGTGATCAACGTTGTGACAGGATACGGATCCACGGCCGGCGCAGCCATTAGCTCACACATGGACATAGACATGGTTAGCTTTACGGGATCCACCGTGACAGGGCACCGCATAATGCAAGCCGCTGCAACGAGTAATTTGAAATCTGTATGCCTCGAGCTAGGAGGAAAGTCCCCATTCATTATTTTTAAAGATGCGGACGTTGACAAAATTGTTCCTCTTGCTCTCATCGGATGTCTTTACAATCAG GGCCAGATTTGTGTTGCTGGTTCTCGGATTTTTGTTCAAGAAGAGATTTATGATACATTTCTCTCCAAGTTGGAGGAGCATGTCAAAAATTGGGTTGTTGGGGATCCTTTCGAGCCAAATGTACACCAAGGCCCACAA GTTGACAAAAAACAATATGATAAAGTTCTGTCATACATCGAACTCGGCAAGAAGCAAGGTGCTACACTATTTAGTGGTGGCAAGGCTTTGGACAGAAAGGGATATTACATCGAGCCAACAATATTTACTGATGTCACG GATGATATGGCTATTGCTACTGACGAAATATTCGGGCCTGTAATGTCAGTCATGAAATTCAA AACTGTTGAAGAGGTTATAAAGAGAGCTAATAGCACAAAGTATGGGCTAGCAGCGGGCGTAATGACGAATGATTTGAACATTGCTAACACGGTTTCAAGATCCATCAAGGCTGGTACAATTTGGATCAATTGCTACTTTGCTTTTGACGATGACTTAACTATTGGAGGCTACAAAATGAGTGGGTTTGGTAAGGATATGGGGATGGATGCTCTTCAAAAATACCTTAAAACCAAATCTATTGCCACTCCCATATATAATTCACCATGGCTCTGA
- the LOC140827657 gene encoding probable uridine nucleosidase 2, producing MEQRKKIIIDTDPGIDDAMAIFLALQSPEIDVIGLTTIYGNVYTTLATRNALHLLEIAGRTDIPVAEGSHVTLTKGTKLRIADFVHGTDGLGNQNFPPPKGKPTEQSATDFLVQKASLYPGQVTVVALGPLTNIALAIQSDPAFVKNIGQIILLGGAFAVNGNVNPAAEANIFGDPDAADVVFTSGADVLAVGINVTHQVILTDSDRDMLAETNAKFAKYLCKILDVYFSYHHEAYSTKGVYLHDPTALLAAVDPSLFTYTEGVVRVQTIGITRGLTLFYNRQKRFEEVTEWCDKPMVKVAVTVDAPTVVKMVMERLIHS from the exons ATGGAGCAACGCAAGAAGATCATCATTGACACGGATCCAGGAATCG ATGATGCTATGGCGATATTTTTAGCCTTGCAATCACCGGAAATTGACGTGATTGGGCTAACTACTATTTATGGCAACGTATACACCACTCTGGCTACCAGAAATGCTTTGCATTTG TTGGAGATTGCGGGGAGGACAGATATTCCTGTTGCTGAAGGATCTCATGTGACGCTAACT AAAGGTACAAAACTTCGAATTGCTGATTTTGTCCATGGCACTGATGGATTGGGCAATCAAAACTTTCCTCCACCTAAAGGAAAGCCAACTGAGCAGTCTGCGACAGACTTCCTTGTTCAAAAAGCTAGTCTTTATCCTGGACAGGTCACCGTGGTGGCCTTGGGTCCATTAACAAATATTGCACTG GCTATTCAATCAGATCCTGCCTTTGTAAAAAATATTGGGCAAATAATTCTTCTTGGTGGTGCATTTGCAGTAAATGGGAATGTTAACCCAGCAGCTGAGGCAAAT ATTTTTGGAGATCCCGATGCTGCAGATGTTGTATTCACAAGTGGAGCTGATGTCTTAGCTGTGGGGATTAATGTCACCCATCAAGTTATTTTAACTG ATTCTGATCGAGATATGCTGGCAGAAACAAATGCAAAATTCGCCAAGTATCTGTGCAAGAttttagatgtttatttttcTTATCATCATGAAGCCTACAGCACTAAAG GTGTTTACCTACACGACCCAACAGCTCTTCTTGCTGCTGTTGATCCTTCACTCTTCACCTACACAGAAGGAGTTGTCCGCGTCCAGACGATTGGCATCACAAGGGGTTTAACTTTATTTTACAATAGACAGAAAAG GTTTGAAGAAGTTACAGAATGGTGTGATAAACCAATGGTGAAGGTTGCGGTTACAGTTGATGCTCCAACAGTGGTGAAAATGGTCATGGAACGGCTCATACATTCGTGA